One Gemmatimonadota bacterium DNA window includes the following coding sequences:
- a CDS encoding DMT family transporter yields the protein MPLGITLFYTQRSARVINYGEGVALGASLVWASTSLVLRTLSQHQPSALITAIRCGISGPFFWMLLPFGPPLSTLVNVPLHEWGLLIGSVFIGIVIGDQLYLHAMKEIGVSRTMALVGTLPITTLIWEQLLLDVPVTHTFIFGCVLAASGVILLSQRPRKKRQDTQEHPIRLKRGIIFALLTALLWGLSTTMLKPAMTHLTSIQANSVRMPLVAMALFGIWRLNQGRGNLRDIGWRTFALIALTGLLGMGFGSFFYVEAVLFIGPAKTATLTTATPVLSLILAVIFLKEQITLRLLAGVALCVAGVLLVL from the coding sequence ATGCCGCTCGGCATAACCCTTTTTTATACACAACGGAGCGCGAGGGTGATCAATTACGGCGAAGGAGTTGCACTTGGGGCGTCACTGGTTTGGGCATCCACCAGCCTCGTCTTAAGAACGCTATCCCAGCACCAGCCATCGGCACTCATCACAGCTATCCGCTGTGGGATTTCTGGACCATTTTTCTGGATGCTATTGCCTTTCGGTCCCCCCCTATCCACACTCGTCAACGTACCACTGCACGAATGGGGGCTGTTGATCGGCTCCGTATTCATCGGCATAGTCATTGGCGACCAACTCTATTTGCACGCCATGAAAGAAATTGGCGTATCGCGCACAATGGCTCTGGTTGGCACGCTTCCAATAACCACGCTCATTTGGGAACAACTGCTACTCGATGTACCCGTCACCCACACCTTTATTTTTGGATGCGTGTTGGCGGCATCCGGCGTTATCTTACTCTCTCAACGACCACGCAAAAAACGCCAGGACACGCAAGAACACCCCATCCGCCTCAAACGCGGGATAATCTTCGCCCTTCTTACAGCCTTGCTCTGGGGTTTGAGTACCACCATGCTCAAACCTGCAATGACCCATCTCACCAGCATTCAGGCCAACAGCGTGCGAATGCCGCTCGTAGCCATGGCATTATTTGGTATTTGGCGGCTCAATCAGGGGCGCGGCAACCTGCGCGACATCGGATGGCGGACATTTGCTCTGATTGCCCTGACAGGACTTTTGGGCATGGGCTTCGGATCATTCTTCTATGTCGAAGCCGTACTGTTTATCGGACCAGCCAAAACAGCAACACTAACAACTGCAACACCCGTCCTCTCACTTATTCTGGCCGTGATCTTTCTCAAAGAACAAATTACGCTCCGCCTTCTCGCAGGGGTTGCTCTCTGCGTGGCCGGCGTTCTGCTCGTACTTTGA
- the nthB gene encoding nitrile hydratase subunit beta, producing MDGIHDMGGMHGFGPIEREENEPLFHHPWESRVLAISVATPVPIPGGSRNNIENMDPAHYLSSSYYEKWLYSRIKGLIDAGVLTPEEMETRMALFRNNPNAETPAHPDPDAVRAELKRPRPANPPQQKMDIQPQFSNGDRVKARNIHPEGHTRLPRYVRGKYGTIINYYGIDNLQDTELPTGCTNRQQPLYAVRFEASELWDSAAETKSAVYLDMWESYLESA from the coding sequence ATGGACGGCATTCACGACATGGGCGGGATGCATGGATTTGGTCCCATAGAGCGCGAAGAAAACGAACCCTTATTTCACCACCCCTGGGAAAGCCGGGTACTCGCCATATCCGTAGCCACACCTGTGCCGATCCCCGGAGGCTCTCGCAACAACATCGAAAACATGGATCCGGCACACTACCTCTCGTCCAGCTATTACGAAAAATGGCTATACTCCCGTATCAAAGGACTGATCGACGCTGGCGTCCTGACCCCAGAGGAGATGGAAACGCGGATGGCGCTCTTCCGCAACAATCCCAATGCCGAAACGCCTGCACACCCCGATCCCGATGCCGTCAGAGCAGAACTCAAACGACCGCGTCCCGCTAATCCACCCCAACAAAAAATGGACATCCAGCCGCAATTTTCCAATGGCGACCGCGTAAAAGCGCGCAATATCCACCCCGAGGGCCACACCCGGCTTCCCCGATACGTACGGGGCAAATACGGCACAATCATCAATTACTACGGCATCGATAACCTCCAGGACACCGAACTGCCCACAGGGTGTACAAATCGCCAGCAACCTTTATATGCCGTGCGCTTTGAAGCCTCGGAACTGTGGGATAGTGCCGCCGAAACAAAAAGTGCCGTCTATCTGGACATGTGGGAAAGCTATCTGGAATCAGCCTAA
- the nthA gene encoding nitrile hydratase subunit alpha, translating to MNTVTQTETDVALRTRALESLLIEKGLITTEIIDEVVEKYEKYVGPLNGARVVARAWTDPDYKRRLIEDGRAAIAELGFDSAQGAKIVVLENTPDVHHLVVCTLCSCYPWSVLGLPPNWYKSYAYRSRAVREPRAVLREFDLDLPDTVEIRVWDSNSDLRYMVLPERPTGTEDYTEEQLISLVTRDSMIGVAKIESPSK from the coding sequence ATGAACACAGTTACCCAAACCGAGACCGATGTAGCCCTGCGCACCAGGGCACTCGAATCGCTCCTGATCGAAAAGGGATTGATCACAACAGAAATTATAGACGAAGTCGTGGAAAAATACGAAAAATACGTAGGTCCCCTCAACGGTGCCAGAGTGGTTGCCCGCGCCTGGACAGATCCGGACTACAAGCGACGGCTAATAGAAGATGGTAGAGCGGCAATTGCCGAACTGGGGTTTGACAGCGCGCAGGGTGCCAAAATCGTCGTACTGGAAAACACCCCAGATGTTCACCACCTCGTCGTCTGCACCCTTTGCTCTTGTTATCCCTGGTCCGTACTCGGCTTGCCTCCGAACTGGTACAAATCCTACGCGTACCGCTCGCGAGCTGTACGAGAGCCAAGAGCTGTCTTGCGGGAATTTGACCTCGACCTGCCCGACACCGTAGAAATCCGCGTCTGGGACAGCAACTCGGATCTCCGCTACATGGTCCTGCCCGAACGCCCTACCGGCACGGAAGACTACACCGAAGAACAACTCATCTCACTTGTCACACGCGACTCAATGATCGGCGTCGCCAAAATCGAATCGCCCTCAAAGTGA
- a CDS encoding nitrile hydratase accessory protein — translation MTQKTDKKIATLDTKIALPRENGELVFQDTWEARAFGLAVALNEKDLYEWREFSSQLASEIADAEQNNNPSSYYARWVASLEELLIDRGLISREQLDARTAEYASGIHDHHHDH, via the coding sequence ATGACTCAAAAAACCGACAAAAAAATCGCTACCCTGGACACGAAAATTGCCCTGCCCAGAGAAAATGGAGAACTCGTTTTTCAGGATACCTGGGAAGCGCGCGCTTTTGGCCTTGCCGTTGCACTCAACGAAAAAGACCTCTACGAATGGCGTGAGTTCAGTTCTCAATTGGCTTCGGAAATCGCCGATGCAGAACAAAACAACAACCCATCGAGCTACTATGCCCGATGGGTCGCTTCCCTCGAAGAACTGCTTATTGATAGAGGCTTGATCAGCCGGGAACAACTGGACGCCAGAACAGCGGAATACGCCTCTGGCATTCACGACCATCATCACGACCACTAA
- a CDS encoding sulfatase-like hydrolase/transferase, with amino-acid sequence MNTERPNILFLLTDMQRYDALGFNGNAVCKTPAIDRIAREGMRFCRAYTPIALCSPARGSLLTGMFPHNHGQMSNMGNFNRAFDLNILDKPAYPQILSDAGYNVGYVGKWHLPREGDSEFWGFDPWHTTRDWNQSVRDAGFDWGYAQEVQRMEWGGDAPFCGRSQLPAEYMQEHWTANRTIDLIEGFCEVDKPFMICSSFFGPHFPYCVPEPYDEMYDPNTVERWINFDEQFVDKPSVQQKEMLRWNASHLTWQDWQKVIATYWGYCTFIDDQVQRVLDALEEAGQLDNTMIVYSSDHGDMLGSHRLFNKMMNMYNETHQIPLAIRWPGVVEPNRVCDDFVSLVDMMPTFLEMAGVDIPDKVDGCSLLPLLRGETPSDWREDIFAEHHGYEPALCTIRMVQTQKWKYIYNPCSEDELYDLESDPGELHNLAPKLGYKHVLRRMKDRMVKWLRDTNDGIVNDGGWQSNSYDLFVSGRER; translated from the coding sequence ATGAACACGGAGAGACCCAATATCCTTTTTTTGCTTACCGATATGCAGCGCTATGATGCGCTGGGATTTAATGGCAATGCGGTGTGCAAGACGCCGGCGATTGATCGCATTGCCAGAGAGGGCATGCGTTTTTGCCGGGCTTATACGCCCATTGCCCTTTGCTCTCCTGCGCGCGGGTCATTGCTTACCGGCATGTTTCCACATAATCACGGACAGATGTCGAATATGGGCAATTTTAATCGGGCTTTTGATTTGAATATTCTGGATAAGCCCGCCTATCCGCAGATTTTATCTGACGCGGGTTATAATGTCGGTTATGTGGGCAAATGGCATTTGCCCAGGGAGGGGGATAGCGAATTTTGGGGGTTTGATCCGTGGCATACGACGCGTGATTGGAACCAGAGTGTGCGCGATGCGGGTTTTGATTGGGGATATGCACAGGAGGTTCAACGCATGGAATGGGGGGGTGACGCGCCTTTTTGCGGTCGGTCTCAGTTGCCCGCCGAGTATATGCAGGAGCACTGGACTGCCAATAGGACGATTGATCTGATTGAAGGATTTTGTGAGGTTGATAAACCCTTTATGATTTGTAGCAGTTTTTTTGGTCCACATTTTCCCTATTGTGTGCCAGAACCTTACGATGAGATGTACGATCCCAATACTGTGGAACGCTGGATCAATTTCGACGAGCAGTTTGTCGATAAACCGAGTGTTCAGCAAAAGGAGATGCTCAGGTGGAATGCCAGTCATTTGACCTGGCAAGATTGGCAGAAGGTGATCGCGACCTATTGGGGATACTGTACGTTTATCGATGATCAGGTGCAGCGCGTTTTGGATGCTCTGGAAGAAGCGGGTCAGCTGGATAATACGATGATTGTGTACAGTTCGGATCACGGCGATATGCTGGGCAGTCACCGTTTGTTTAATAAGATGATGAATATGTACAATGAGACGCACCAGATTCCATTGGCGATCCGTTGGCCGGGTGTTGTTGAACCCAATCGTGTTTGCGATGATTTTGTGAGTTTGGTCGATATGATGCCGACGTTTCTCGAGATGGCGGGCGTGGATATTCCCGATAAGGTCGATGGGTGTTCTTTATTGCCCTTGCTGCGCGGGGAGACGCCGTCGGATTGGCGAGAGGATATTTTTGCAGAGCATCACGGGTACGAGCCTGCGCTGTGTACGATTCGAATGGTGCAGACCCAAAAGTGGAAGTATATCTACAATCCGTGTAGTGAAGATGAACTCTACGACCTGGAGAGTGATCCCGGGGAGTTGCACAATTTAGCGCCTAAGCTGGGGTACAAACACGTGCTCAGACGCATGAAGGATCGGATGGTCAAATGGTTGAGGGATACCAACGATGGAATTGTAAATGATGGCGGCTGGCAGTCAAATTCTTACGATTTGTTTGTGTCTGGGCGAGAGCGTTGA
- a CDS encoding MFS transporter, with product MPILFSNVHFSRDVRLYLMANALFGFVLFGGIYPLLYNLYLLRLGYNTEFVGLANATGALCFALSSLPSGMLGGRWGSRFTMVVGICVSVAGFGLLSQAELISSGTRDYFILISYSLGVIGIALFIVNGTPYLMGITSPVERDPVFAVQAALMPFSGFVGSMLGGVVPDYLAGVLDVSLAQPVVYRYTLFIGVLCLIPAVFALLATQDVQVERKREEGDNSDVSNAPVLPLAAIVITALISVLHVAGEAAARTFFNVYMDEGLNISLSLISVQLAAGQLLAVPAALSLPFFSARLGIRRTVVLVTIFTAIFLFFMALVSNWIVAGVCLMGIMAMASIRRSAFAIFHQELVPVRWRTAMSGATAMMSGVGYSAMALGGGYMIPVAGYSSLFLTGAVLTGIGAFLFWICFQRGKN from the coding sequence ATGCCTATTCTCTTTTCAAATGTGCATTTTTCCCGCGATGTGCGCCTCTATTTAATGGCTAATGCGCTGTTTGGTTTTGTCCTTTTTGGTGGTATTTATCCCCTTTTGTACAATCTCTATTTGTTGCGCCTGGGGTATAATACCGAATTTGTGGGGTTGGCCAATGCGACGGGGGCACTTTGTTTTGCCCTGTCCAGTTTGCCCAGTGGGATGCTGGGTGGACGCTGGGGCAGTCGGTTTACGATGGTTGTTGGGATTTGTGTGTCTGTGGCGGGTTTTGGATTGCTTTCACAGGCAGAGTTGATTTCTTCCGGCACGCGCGATTATTTTATTTTAATATCTTATTCGCTCGGTGTGATTGGTATTGCGCTGTTTATTGTGAATGGTACGCCTTATTTGATGGGCATTACGAGTCCGGTTGAGCGCGATCCGGTTTTTGCCGTGCAGGCCGCGCTGATGCCATTTTCGGGATTTGTCGGGAGTATGTTGGGGGGCGTTGTTCCGGATTATTTGGCAGGTGTGCTCGATGTGTCACTCGCGCAGCCGGTTGTTTACCGCTATACGCTGTTCATCGGAGTACTTTGTTTGATTCCGGCGGTTTTCGCACTGCTTGCCACGCAGGATGTTCAGGTTGAACGCAAGCGGGAAGAGGGGGATAATAGCGATGTGTCCAATGCGCCTGTGCTTCCTCTTGCGGCCATTGTTATTACCGCACTGATTTCCGTTCTCCACGTTGCCGGCGAAGCGGCTGCGCGAACATTTTTTAATGTTTATATGGATGAAGGGCTCAATATCAGTCTTTCTCTTATCAGTGTACAACTCGCCGCGGGGCAGTTGCTCGCTGTTCCGGCTGCGCTGTCTCTTCCGTTTTTCTCTGCGCGTTTGGGCATTCGTCGGACGGTGGTTCTGGTAACGATTTTTACAGCTATTTTTCTTTTTTTTATGGCGCTGGTTTCAAATTGGATTGTTGCGGGGGTTTGTCTGATGGGGATTATGGCGATGGCTTCGATACGCCGCTCGGCTTTTGCCATTTTTCATCAGGAATTGGTGCCCGTGCGCTGGCGTACTGCCATGTCGGGTGCGACTGCTATGATGTCGGGGGTGGGCTATTCGGCAATGGCTCTGGGCGGTGGGTATATGATCCCGGTTGCGGGATATTCGAGCCTTTTTTTGACTGGGGCTGTGCTCACGGGAATAGGGGCGTTTTTGTTTTGGATTTGTTTTCAGAGGGGTAAAAATTAA
- a CDS encoding carboxypeptidase regulatory-like domain-containing protein, which yields MIRFLPLFFSVFLWPSISLAQTDSTSVLDAQCRDADTGASLPYATVVIRRAGEFPRVHITDLHGRIEIDGLVPGIAHVQARRQGYAPSDTTLVLSRGLISTLELSLLPIPILLREETTVQDISAPDLIRLLIANTRFEYLHTGYANMDTYAFDAYSSQKVINRKTEEVVAGIEYTIKGYYQPPDSLAQHITGIRNWGKWRLSVSPGLTQSPARGIVDDKSFEIAPHPLSSDALEHYHYERISTVQVGDLHVSRIGVSPRHGHKPGLLGDLWIARDDFSLVGYDLRLNFPALLQLRGIDHWQVYQQNTRYLNEYWLPARQICTIKTRDYTAQATTRCYRYDLNTDLPPAIFEAPEIVILPEATTRDSTFWAAHTADRDTAHIRMKSELLQGNLPAAWQKLGSGRNQ from the coding sequence ATGATTCGCTTTTTGCCTCTTTTTTTTTCTGTTTTCCTCTGGCCTTCAATCTCACTTGCCCAGACTGATTCAACATCTGTTCTCGACGCGCAGTGTCGCGATGCCGATACCGGTGCAAGCCTGCCTTATGCCACTGTTGTTATCCGCCGAGCGGGTGAGTTCCCCCGCGTTCACATTACCGATCTGCACGGGCGCATTGAGATAGACGGACTCGTGCCGGGGATCGCACACGTTCAGGCGCGTCGCCAGGGGTATGCCCCATCAGATACGACCCTAGTGCTTTCGCGCGGTTTGATCTCCACGCTGGAACTTTCACTTTTACCCATCCCTATACTCCTGCGCGAGGAAACCACAGTGCAGGACATCTCAGCACCCGATCTGATCCGCCTCCTGATCGCGAATACCCGCTTCGAATATCTCCACACTGGTTACGCAAATATGGATACTTATGCATTTGATGCGTATAGTAGCCAGAAGGTGATCAACCGCAAAACAGAAGAAGTCGTTGCGGGTATTGAATATACGATTAAAGGCTATTACCAACCCCCCGATAGTCTCGCGCAGCATATTACGGGCATACGCAATTGGGGCAAGTGGCGGTTGAGTGTTTCCCCGGGTCTCACGCAAAGCCCTGCACGGGGTATTGTAGATGATAAATCCTTTGAAATCGCGCCGCATCCCCTATCGTCCGACGCGCTTGAACACTACCATTATGAACGCATTTCCACAGTGCAAGTGGGCGATCTTCACGTTTCGCGCATTGGTGTGTCGCCGCGGCACGGGCACAAGCCGGGCTTGCTCGGCGATTTATGGATCGCCCGCGATGACTTTTCACTTGTAGGCTATGACCTGCGTCTCAATTTTCCCGCGCTCTTGCAATTGCGCGGCATAGATCACTGGCAGGTTTATCAGCAAAATACGCGATATCTCAACGAGTACTGGTTGCCCGCGCGCCAAATTTGTACGATTAAGACACGCGATTATACCGCGCAAGCGACAACGCGTTGCTATCGCTATGATCTCAATACGGATTTGCCACCCGCAATTTTTGAGGCGCCGGAAATTGTGATTCTGCCGGAGGCAACCACGCGAGATAGCACTTTTTGGGCTGCACATACAGCGGACCGAGATACCGCACATATCCGCATGAAAAGCGAACTCCTGCAAGGCAATCTACCCGCGGCATGGCAAAAGCTCGGTTCGGGTAGAAATCAGTAG
- a CDS encoding DSD1 family PLP-dependent enzyme yields the protein MPYSPIGQSIQVLDTPALLIDLDKMENNIQKMAARCRDSGLHWRPHAKGHKTPAIAHKQLCAGAIGITCAKLGEAEVLADGGISDILVANQVVGREKVARLVNLRRRADVMVAVDDPVHIHAISDAATDVGVNVRVLVEVDVGMKRCGVPPGAPTLALAQQADAAPGVVFAGIMGYEGHAMSLDDAAKEAACKKAAGELSKTRNLIENAGLCVGIVSAGGTGTLAFTPDFPGITEIQAGGGIFMDTYYRDGLHVRGLEHALSVLTTVISRAAPDRAVADAGRKTTSSHPSLPEVKDRTDVVVTGLAAEHALLSLTNSDLKIGDKIQFISGYSDMTVFLHDQIYGTRDDRVEVVWDILARGKKQ from the coding sequence ATGCCCTATTCTCCAATTGGTCAATCCATACAGGTGCTCGATACGCCCGCGCTGCTCATTGATCTGGATAAGATGGAAAATAATATCCAGAAGATGGCGGCTCGATGTCGAGATAGCGGGTTGCACTGGCGGCCCCATGCCAAGGGCCACAAAACGCCCGCTATTGCCCACAAACAACTGTGTGCAGGTGCTATTGGCATTACCTGTGCCAAACTCGGTGAAGCCGAAGTGCTGGCAGATGGCGGTATTTCGGATATACTCGTCGCCAATCAAGTTGTTGGACGGGAAAAAGTCGCGCGTCTGGTCAACCTGCGCCGCCGCGCAGATGTTATGGTGGCGGTTGACGATCCCGTTCATATCCACGCGATAAGTGACGCGGCCACAGATGTTGGGGTCAACGTGCGCGTGCTTGTTGAAGTAGATGTTGGCATGAAACGCTGTGGTGTGCCGCCGGGAGCCCCAACCCTTGCGCTGGCACAGCAGGCTGATGCCGCGCCCGGTGTGGTTTTTGCGGGGATTATGGGTTACGAAGGGCACGCGATGTCTCTGGATGATGCCGCCAAAGAAGCCGCCTGCAAGAAGGCTGCGGGAGAGTTGTCAAAGACGCGCAATCTTATCGAGAATGCGGGGTTATGCGTCGGTATTGTCAGTGCGGGCGGTACGGGTACGCTCGCATTTACTCCCGATTTTCCCGGTATTACTGAGATACAGGCCGGCGGGGGCATTTTTATGGATACTTATTATCGCGATGGCCTCCATGTTCGCGGTTTGGAACACGCGCTTTCCGTGCTGACCACGGTTATCAGTCGCGCGGCTCCCGACCGCGCAGTTGCCGATGCTGGGCGCAAGACGACGAGTAGCCATCCTTCATTGCCCGAGGTCAAAGACCGAACAGATGTTGTCGTAACTGGTCTGGCGGCAGAACACGCCTTACTCAGCCTGACGAATAGCGATCTAAAAATTGGCGATAAAATTCAATTTATTTCCGGGTATTCCGACATGACCGTATTTTTGCACGATCAGATCTACGGCACGCGCGATGACCGCGTCGAAGTCGTGTGGGATATTCTCGCGCGCGGCAAAAAACAATGA
- a CDS encoding malate dehydrogenase, translated as MYLTDEKVAVMGAAGAIGSNLAQTLLSSGTASRVSMYDPFAPGLEGAAEEVYHCGFPNADVTWTTDVAEALEGASYVISSGGAPRKEGMTREDLRRDNAEIAKQLGLDIKQYCSNCKFVIIIFNPADITGLTTLVHSGLEPGRVTTLAALDSTRLQTRLAQHFDILQSKVTGCRTYGGHGEQMAVFIGGIQIDGTPLTDILNGETVNGVGMSADEWTGVQDHVRGGGARIIDLRGRSSFQSPAQQSVFMLRGVLAGESYDWPCGAYLNDGEFDRIMMAMPVTLSASGVNWSLPEGTQDDINALRESYAHLTALRDQTIDDGILPPLSEWGGSNVHL; from the coding sequence ATGTACCTGACAGATGAAAAAGTTGCAGTAATGGGCGCAGCAGGCGCCATTGGTTCTAACCTTGCGCAAACGCTCCTGTCTTCGGGCACGGCGTCTCGCGTATCTATGTACGATCCTTTTGCGCCTGGGCTTGAAGGTGCGGCCGAGGAGGTTTATCACTGCGGTTTTCCCAATGCCGATGTTACGTGGACAACCGATGTTGCCGAAGCACTTGAAGGCGCTTCTTATGTTATCAGTTCGGGAGGCGCGCCGCGCAAAGAGGGCATGACCCGAGAAGACTTGCGGCGCGATAATGCAGAAATTGCCAAACAACTCGGCCTCGATATCAAACAGTATTGTTCCAACTGTAAGTTTGTCATCATTATTTTTAATCCCGCCGACATTACGGGGTTGACTACATTGGTACATTCGGGACTCGAACCCGGGCGCGTGACGACTCTCGCCGCGCTCGATAGCACGCGCTTACAAACTCGACTGGCACAACATTTCGACATTTTACAAAGCAAAGTCACTGGTTGCCGCACGTACGGGGGGCACGGAGAACAGATGGCCGTATTTATTGGTGGTATTCAGATTGACGGCACGCCTCTTACCGATATTCTCAATGGAGAGACCGTCAATGGCGTTGGCATGAGTGCCGATGAATGGACCGGTGTTCAAGATCACGTGCGCGGGGGAGGCGCTCGCATTATCGATCTGCGTGGCCGTTCTTCGTTTCAATCGCCGGCACAACAAAGCGTTTTTATGCTGCGCGGCGTTCTGGCGGGCGAGTCCTATGATTGGCCCTGCGGTGCATATCTCAATGATGGAGAATTTGATCGTATTATGATGGCTATGCCTGTGACCCTGTCTGCTTCGGGTGTGAACTGGTCCCTGCCCGAAGGCACTCAAGACGATATCAATGCTCTGCGCGAATCCTACGCCCATCTGACTGCGTTGCGAGACCAGACTATTGACGATGGCATCTTGCCTCCGCTTTCTGAGTGGGGCGGTAGCAATGTTCATCTTTAA
- a CDS encoding tetratricopeptide repeat protein, with product MTFFKRGFIVALALAFAATPLFVQTAEAKVTKGQASVAKRSGKLYINQRQYDKAMEQYIIAAEGRPDDSEVQYYLGWLYGQKELFEEMNEHYNLATDRKWKRKVDADRKELWTRYYNMAVKGMNAQRFDFAIEQFDLAITINPNEADAYEGLAITHLNMGSSEAGIEMYQKAIELNPKKAQSFFNLGGALMNVERIEEALEMFKKGHAIDPEEINILQHMSIAQYRLGDKEGAAESAEKALAIAGDDPKILNIAATIYLQAENYEKSAAILEKVVEIQPDNMDALFNLAIAYKQLDKGDKALDLFAKSVDANPTDADAWYQLGLLADKVDAYDRAIEAFSKVTELQANNARAWAALSRVYARKSEVSEGEVAAECVKKATEAFQMYEALQNQE from the coding sequence ATGACATTTTTTAAGCGCGGATTTATTGTTGCCCTTGCACTGGCCTTTGCTGCGACACCATTGTTCGTACAGACCGCAGAGGCAAAAGTGACCAAAGGACAGGCTTCAGTAGCCAAACGCTCGGGCAAATTGTATATCAACCAGCGCCAATACGACAAGGCGATGGAACAATATATAATCGCGGCGGAAGGACGCCCCGACGATTCCGAGGTGCAGTATTATTTGGGCTGGCTCTACGGCCAGAAAGAGCTTTTTGAAGAGATGAATGAGCACTATAATCTGGCAACGGACAGAAAGTGGAAAAGGAAAGTCGATGCCGATCGCAAAGAACTCTGGACGCGGTATTACAACATGGCCGTCAAGGGGATGAATGCCCAGAGGTTCGATTTTGCCATTGAGCAATTCGATCTCGCCATTACGATTAATCCCAATGAAGCCGACGCTTATGAAGGGCTGGCTATTACGCATCTCAATATGGGCAGTTCAGAAGCGGGTATTGAGATGTACCAAAAGGCGATTGAACTCAATCCCAAAAAAGCGCAGTCTTTTTTCAATTTGGGCGGCGCGCTTATGAATGTCGAACGGATTGAAGAAGCTCTTGAAATGTTCAAAAAGGGCCATGCGATTGATCCCGAAGAAATCAATATTTTGCAGCACATGTCGATTGCCCAATATCGACTGGGCGATAAAGAAGGTGCGGCGGAATCAGCGGAGAAGGCGCTGGCTATTGCGGGTGATGATCCAAAAATTTTAAATATTGCCGCAACCATTTATTTGCAGGCAGAGAACTACGAAAAGTCCGCTGCGATTCTCGAAAAAGTAGTTGAGATACAACCCGATAATATGGACGCGCTGTTCAATCTCGCTATTGCGTATAAGCAACTCGACAAGGGTGATAAGGCTCTCGATCTGTTTGCAAAAAGCGTTGACGCAAATCCGACTGACGCCGATGCGTGGTACCAGCTTGGCTTGCTCGCAGACAAAGTAGATGCTTACGACAGGGCTATTGAAGCTTTTTCAAAAGTAACCGAACTGCAAGCGAATAATGCCAGAGCATGGGCTGCGTTGTCTCGCGTTTATGCGCGCAAATCCGAAGTCTCGGAAGGCGAAGTTGCCGCAGAATGTGTGAAAAAAGCAACTGAGGCATTTCAGATGTACGAGGCGCTTCAAAATCAGGAGTAG
- a CDS encoding 4-oxalocrotonate tautomerase family protein: MPFINVKMLEGRTHEQKRELARAITDAMVNICDAKADGTMVVIEDISRDHWARGGTLLSEQ, from the coding sequence ATGCCTTTCATTAATGTTAAAATGCTCGAAGGCCGCACGCACGAGCAAAAACGCGAACTCGCCAGAGCTATTACCGATGCGATGGTCAATATTTGCGATGCCAAAGCCGATGGCACGATGGTCGTTATCGAAGATATTTCCCGCGATCACTGGGCGCGAGGCGGCACGCTTCTATCGGAACAATAA